The stretch of DNA TAGACCTGTATAAAGCTCCGTTATGTCAGACTTTGATGTTTTTTCTATTAGGGACCTCGGGCTATTCCACTGGAGTAGGTTGCAGGAGAGAAAGCCATGAAAGAAAAAACCATGTCACTCTTATCATCTTGGGAGATGTAAGAGAGGTCTTCAATGTCGGGTTTGGAAGCAGAAGATGCCATTCAAATTATCGGTCCTGTAAAAGATAGTTGACTTGGTTCTAGCATGCGCACTAGTTCAGTTCTCAAATTTCCGGTTCTCCATGCTTCATgtgaaagaaaatggaaaattctAGGATTTTCCATGCGGCATATTCATGTAAAGCCATAAGTAGAGATAGCAAAAGAAGACAAAAGCCATAAGTAGATAAATACGAGTTCTATTCTCACATTGGCATAAGCAACAAAAATCCAGAACAAGCTTGTACATCTTCAGCCTACTTTGATTCTGATGTTTATTAACACACATTATTTTAAGTAAAATGCAcagcatcaaaaaataaaaataaaaatgaatgaaagagagagaaaagcttAAGTACACCTTTGTAACATTGACATATCGCTAAGAAACAGTAAAGTTTTCTGCATCCTCCAACTGAATCCTGGTTAGAGTTCGGAATACTTCAGCCATGTTTAATCTGCTTTCTGGTTCTTGTGCCAAGCAGGCTATACTCAACTTGATCACGCTTACTGCAAGTTCTGATCGATCTATGGTGTAACCAAGTGGGTGTTTTACTTGTAGGCGAGGGTCTATTAGATTCCCGAACACTGCATTTCCTCCATGTGCGATCGACAGTACTGCATCTGAGAGTAGCGATTCTTCTCCATCCTGCTCGGAAACCGCATCCTTTCCTGTAATCAGCTCCAACAGAACAACCCCAAATGCATAGACATCCATCATGGGTGTCACTAGTCCCGCTTCTGAGTATTCTGGTGCCACGTAGCCTTTTCTGTTGAGAGCACACCTTGCTGACGACTGTTGATTTTCTCCTTGTTCTGCCGATTTTGCAAGGCTGAAGTTTGCAATCTTGGCCCTTAGATCTCTGTTTAGTAGGATATTGCTACTATTAATATCCTTGTGTATGTATGCAGGCTGTGTGAAGTTATGAAGATAGAGAAGCCCGTTAGCGACATCCAAAGCAATTTGAATTCTGCGGCTACAACTCTGAAGCTCTTGGCAACACTCTTTGTGGAGCCAATCCTTTAAAGAACCGTTCTCCATGAATTCATAAATAAGGTAGAAGACCCCATTATTTTGGCACGCACCATAAAGGCTTATCAAATTGGAGTGGTTGATCCTGTTGAGAATTTGCAGCTCGCCAGATGCATCTGTGTTCATCTTCTTAATGGCTAACACTTCCCCGCAAAGGACTCCCCAATAAACAGAGTTGCTCAGCCTGTTTTGTGGGGCAAAATTGCCAGTGGCGGCCTCTAAGTCTTTGAATTCGTGGAGTTTCAAAGCTCGATCGACTTTGGTTATACCAAGGAGCAGATCTCTTGACAGCTGaagtttctttttctcctcctcaaccttCCAAGACACCACACGTACGCCGTTTCCCTTACGACGCATGAAgcccaaaaacaaaacaaagcagAGAAGCGCAGCAGCAACACCAGTTCCAGCACCAATATACAGTCCTTTCTTTGACTTTCTGTTCCTCGGCTTACCTCGGCTCTGAGAGCTCGAAGGTTCAGCTGGGATCGGAATTAGAATAGTAGTGAAAGGGTAGAGAACTGGATCTTCTTCAGAGAATCCATTGGCATCAACAACACTTCTAGCACTTACACTAAACCTCTTGCTAACTTCAGGAATCCTGTCGTTCCATGTAACCAAGTAAGTAAGTATAAACTTTGCGCCACTAGCAACCTGGTTTCTGGAGGGACAGGCACATCTAAGCGGTACCTGCAACTTCAGACCACGATAACCCAAATCCAACTTCCCATAAACGTTCTCGCGCATGAGTATGTCGCAAGTAGATAGACCCTGGAATGTCTGGTTCGCAATGATGaaataggtctcatgaacagtCGAGGTAACATAAGTCGTGTTGGCCTGATAGTACCAGCCTGCACAAGAACAATTTACAGGAACGATTACCTCTTTTTGAGGAGGAAAGAGCTCAGAGATTGAAACATCGTTGATGCGGGCAAGCTCTAGCGGGTCTGAAGAAGTAAGGTTTGAAATGGTAGCGACTGAGTTGTAAGGAAACTGAGACCTGAAGATGAGAAAAGCTCTGCAAGACGGGCTTTTGCCAGTACAGGAGTAAAGGAAGGCTGGAGATGGGCCTCCTTCGTCTGTGTTGTTGCAGTCAAGAACTTGGTTTCCTGCATACTGTTGTTGGGCATCGAGTACAGAATTCAGAAAGCCAAAGGTTATGAAGAAACCAAGCAGAAAGCCCTCCATGATCGTTAGTTCACTTGAAACCGAGTTATTTGCAGATGAGAAGCTTGAAGCTGCAATCAAATAGGATTGAAGACTTGGGAACTGTTAGAATAAGCCAACTGAGTCTGAGGTGATGTTTAAACGGAATGAGAATGAGCCAGTTAATTTGGAGGAAAATACAACCAGATTAAGACTtacactttcttcttctttgtttattgaaATAGCTCTTTCACTAAACAAAATAACCGTATATATGGTGGCGGCAAATATTCGAAGGCATATAAATTTGAAGACCGGTGACCCAGCAGCAACACCAACTTATCAAGTTCGTattgattttatatatcttgTGAACGCGGGCAGCAGCAGCATCTTTTTGACTAAAATGAACCCATTGAAGAATCTCtctttaatccacaaaatacaccacttttgaaagaaaaaataacccATTTGAGATTTAGTTCCTTTACTGGAAAAGATCTTTCACTAAACAAAGGGGTTCCGTGATACCTACAtgatttatagaaaataaaaaaacattggTCAAGGCCAGTGCATCTTTATAAAACGGAGGACCTTCAGAACccttgttttattattattattattagtgcaTGATGTAAGCCGTGAAGACAAACTGAAAGCGACTTGAATGGTGTTTACAGCTTTCCATTGGGCAAAAACCAAGAGAGAATTCATTCGGATGTGCAGCAGCTATACTAAAATAAATGCTTCCTTCAGACGTTTCCAAGGACTGCATAGCTTATTCCTTGTGCATGTTTCCCTGCTCGGAAAACTTGATTCCCGGAAATCGTTTTGAGTTATAGATGGGCTAAACTTGTACTCAACTCTCTCAGTTACAGGtaagaatgagaagaaagaaaaagagagcaGTTAATCTTACACAGAAACAACTAACAGAACCAAGGAGGTCtgaaatttttgtcatttacaCACAAGATTTACAGAATCTGTACCAGCGAGAAGTTAAATGCACTTCTATAGGTCTACCATGTTCCCAGGCACAGATATAATACAGGAAAGAAGAGCAAGAAAACTATACCAAGATGGTAAACACAACAATATGGACTAAATTCCCAATTACCACATCCTCCCATTTCTCGAATCTCAAATACAAGAACCAATATGCCAATTGTGAGACAAACCACACCCCCAACAATGCTATCTCGTAGCACATCGGCCAGGGCGTCTGGAGTGATGACAAATAGGAGAAAGCGAGACACTGCAGGCATGGCGACCAGAATGTACCAAAACAGTGAGGAACGAAATTACTACTTGTGAGTAAagcaatgaaaaaaaataataattatgccGATAACAGTAGTGTTATGAGCGCAAGAGAACGGAAAAGGAAAGGATCCAAACCTGGAAAGGTCATGGGGAAGAAGAGATTTGCTGCAACCGCAAGAAAGGCAAGCCAGCATCCAAACTGCCCACTGTATACTTGCACGAGGTAATGTTGTTAACTTGCAAGACAGAGTGCAAATACAAGCAAATAAGATCTGGCGCAAGAGAATTAGAAAACACCTTAGAATCTTGAACAGCACTGTTGGGAAGCTTGTGAAAAGATAGAGGACAAGCAGGGTAGACGGCATGGATGATCTTCGCCTTGTATATCTCAAGATTAACAAGAATCTGTTGCAGAGAGACAGAACCAGAGAAGTATTCCAGTAAGGGAAGTGCCAATGCAATAAAATTTCAACAGAAATTTAAGCCAAGGGAAAGCTTCCCAAGAGCATTGCCAGCTATCCAACCTAGTACAATCACCTGCATTATTTACTTGGCCAAAAGAGTGGGGAAACGGGGATTGAAcccaaaaaactaaaatacaagcaaaagaaaatgatggtCGTATCTATGCATGCATGCTAAAATTTCATAAACTGAGGATTCGTTATTTCACTGTAGGTCGGGCATGGATAGCAACAAATGGTAACAATGTTATCAATCTGGCACTAATTTACAAACTATAGAAGAAAttcacttatttatttttcgtttcttttcAATCGCTTGATCATGGAGGTGTATTATCCTGCCGTAACAGTTGGTGTTACAATTGTGAttcgaaattcaaatttgactgagaTTGGAACTCTTAATTTGACCGTAAttatgactttgaatttgactatgattatgatgtcaaattttattttatatgagatttatctcatttggagGAATATCCTCATAAATCATCTTCTGATCAGAATATGGTTTCCTATgtacatttatagatgattttaagtctataaataggtgtttaatattttgaaattagttgcagttatattatttttgtattaccaatatttggttagtgatattttgtttctttttgcccatgatttttttcgatttgggTTTTCCACGTAAATTATGTGTTCATGTGtagttgattggtttgattgtagTTTGTTGTCGATCTAATTTCGtaacaaagtggtatcagagccgttaGATCAGTCCATCGACGTTTGGCAGATCTTAGTCGTTGGatctgcatcatcatcatctgccTCAACTGGTTTCAGGTTGCCCAGCACATTTAGCCCCCATCACCACCACATGTCCGCCTCATCATCCATCGTCGACAACCCTGCTTTCACCATCGACCATCTTTGCCCTCATCGTCACTTCAGATCTGGTCATTTTTCTCCACCTTATTGATCATTTTCCCTTTGTCGTTCATGCCTTCATTAATTGGAACATCGTCAGTCGCTATCGAGCTTCTTGTTGCCgatcttctctctcttccacCATTGATCGTCGGCCAGCCTTCGTCGCCTTGCTCTTCTGTCGTCTACCATCGGCCTTCCTTGTTGCTTGTCATTCTTCAACACAACCACCATTGTCGATTGAGTTTCTCCATTGCAGAAGACCATTGTTTCAGCACACCCAGATCTAGTTAGATCCAAACCATCAGGTCTAGACCCGCTTCAGATTTGGTTAGCCCAGAGTTGACCTATTAGGCCATATCCGACTAGCTAATCTGTCAACCCAGATTCAAATCTATTTTTGTCCAGATTTGTTGTCCAATCCAGTATTCTAGTTTGTTTTCTATCGGGATTTTTGTTTATCAATctgttatattttgtgaaacATAAAAAGAGGCCCAAGTCTGGGGGGCCTCTTGTGGCAACCTGGGCTGCCCTTTTAGGCACCCACTGGAGGGCCACAAGATGCAGCCAGCTTGGGCCAGCCCTCTTCTCTTATCCTTTGATCTGTTGTCGTTTTGTCTTCTGCTGCTCCTTTTGCACGATTTAATCCAGACCTTCGACGCTGCTTTTTCTGAGGCAATCCAAGCCATTCATTTCGATTATATCTCGCCTCGAGATCACCATTTTCTGATGGCATTGAAGACGAGTTTGATAGAGGGGTTCGGCAGAGAGTCGGTCATTTTTAGGGTTTcatttttgctctctctctcgttctctctctgtaaatgttgtatagTTTGTCTTCTGTAAGCGttccttgtttttgttttgtgtaaggtaagctcctaatctGTAAGTGATTTCGTGGCTTATTGTTtagaaaatcagggttgttttTGTTATCGTTTTTGTTGTAATCAGATTGAATCTATTTTAGTgaagtgagctcttctcaccggagctcaagtggatgtagccctatttttgggtgaaccactataaaatcttgCGCCTCTTGTTTCTGGTTTACGTTTCAAATACTGTCAATATTGGGTGCGTTTAAATTTTTCAGTTCGTGTGATTTCATCTGTGTGGGATTTTGACGGTGTGTTTTGTGTTTGGagattttgctatctctgtttatttgtaacagtggtatcagagctctctGGTTTATCGTATCCAACGTTTTAGGGTCAAAATCTCGACCGACTCTGTTTTTTCgaaaacctagggtttcctttaCTTACTGTGTCGGTGTTGTTTTTTATAAGAACTCTAGGGTTTTCTGAAGAAAGCCTGTCAGCGTGAGTTTGCTGTACAGGTCTCAGTCAGTAAACTagggttttttgttttgtgaaattttcGTGTATTACGAAAATGACAACAACCCAatttgaaatcggtacatttgatggaaagggggatttcggtagttggaaaaagaagatgagggtacttctctctcatcacaaagtgcttatagcacttAAGACAGATGACCGGAAATGGTCACTTGAGCAGCTGGCTCGAACTgatgaaatcagagaagaggcATTTAATCTGATTTTTCTTCATCTTGGTGACTCTGTAATCCGTAAGGTTGACAGTATATCTCTACCTCTTGAACTTTGGAATAGATTAGAATCTTTATATTCTGTAATGTCTGCtccaaatttagtttatttaaagggcatgttgtttaactttaaaatgaatacatctaagtctatggatgaaaacatagatgaatttactaaactCACCTTGTTATTGAGAGGTACTGATCAGGCTTTAGGAGATACTAGTGAGGCaatgattttgttaaattccttacctgatgattatgatgtagtGAAACATGCTTTACGTTACACTGGTATAGTACCTAATATGGAACTTGTTATATCTGGTATTAAAGCTAGAGAACTAGAACTTAGTACATCTAAGAAATCTGGCAACAATTTGTTTGTTAAAGGGAATacagataaaagaaattaaactgTGAATACTGAACAACACAATGGGTCAAGGtataagggaaaaaagaaggaaaagaagggaaaacGAAAACAAAAGTGGAAATGTTACCACTGTGGGAAAGAAGGTCATATAAAGAAATACTGTTATgattacttgaaaaaacaaaagcaagggggAAATGTAATAGTAGCAGCTAGTAGTTCTAATTGTTTGGCTGAGGTGCTTAATGTTTCCTCAAGCTCAGTTttaaatgaatggattatggactctggctgttcttttcatatgtgtccTAATATTAACTGGTTTCACAACTttaataacaaagaaaatggaatagtgTACATGGGAAACAACCAATCTTGTAATGTTCAGGGTAGAGGAGACATAACTCTTAAGTTGCATGACAACAAAATTAGAACTCttactgatgtaagatatgtccctgatcttaaaagaaatttaatctcACTTGGTACACTTGATGAGTTGGGATTCTCATACAAAGCTGAAAATGGTTCCTTGAATGTTTTTAAAGGAGATGAACTAATCTTAACtggtttaaagaaaaatggtttatatgttttaaagGGCTGTTTTCATTCCTTTGTTATATCAAATTCTGCATGCTATGTTAACACTGATAAGACTGATCtgtggcacttgagacttggccatatgagcctgAGAGGTATGcaggcactgtcaaaccaaggatACCTTGGTCCAGTGTCTGCTGAAACCCTCGGtttttgtgaaccatgtgtgcttggcaagcaacacaggataagtttccataagggaactcacctggcgaaggcatgccttgAGTACTTACATGCAGATCTGCTGTGGGGACCCTCCCAGGTCCCCACCCATGGTGGCAACAGGTACTTCCTTTCTATCATTGATGATTATACTAGGAAGGTGTGGGTTTTTctgttaaaatcaaaagatcaaacattagaaaaatttaaaacctgGAAGATCTTAATAGAAAACCAAGCTGATAGGAGAATCAAAACTCTTAGAACAGACAACGGTTTAGAATTCTGtaataaagagtttgatgaTTTCTGTAACTCCCAAGGAATAAATAGGCATAAGACTGTTAggaatacaccccaacaaaatggggtggctgaaagaATGAACCGGACTCTCCTTGAAAAAGTGAGGTGCCTTTTGTTCACATCTGGCTtgcctaaatccttttggggagaggcCTTAGCAACAGCCTCACACCTAGTAAATAGAAGCCCCTCCACAGCCCTTAATTTAAAATGCCCTAAAGAAAAGTGgattggaagaaaattaaacttCAACTACTTAAGAACCTTTGGCTGTGAAGCCTATGCTCATCAGTCAGAAGGTAAGCTGGAACCTAGATCCACtaagtgtgtttttgttgggtaCCAGGAAGGAACTAAGGGATATAGGCTATGGGAAAGGCAATCTAAGGGTGTAAAAATTATCATCAGCCgagatgttatatttaatgaatcagtcttcccttgcaaattatctaaaactGATGACATAGACAATTCCACCAGTTTAGGAGATACCCAAATAGAGGTGGAGCATCAAGTTATAGATAACAATCCTTCAAATGCTCCAGCTATACCAGTCCTTCAATCTGAAGGAGACCCTACATCAAACCAAGACCAGACCTCTGATCATGAATctgatcatgaggaacaaaatgatgaaacagaaattgaggtggagcaattTGACACCCCTCAACATAATCTGGAAAATTATCAACTTGCTCGAGATAGAAGCAGGAGGTCTATTAGACCACCTTCAAGGTATAATTTCTCAGATTTGGTGTTTTGTGCCCTAGTGGCAGGTGTTGAGATGAGGAGCAATGAGCCTTCctcttatgaggaggctgtcagctcaaaggaaagtaaaaaatggcaacaagccatggatgaggaaatggccTCTCTAATGGCAAATGGAACTTGGGTACTTGTCCCTCGTCCAGAAAATCATAAACTGATCCAATGTAAGTGGCTGTTCAAATTAAAGAAAAGTATATTCCTAGAtgaccctattagatataaagcaagactagtaGCTAAGGGGTTCACACAAAGGGAAGGGATAGATTACACTGAAATTTTTTCTCCTGTGGTCAAATTTAAGACAATTCGCATGATGCTTGCAGTAGTAGTTCAATTTGACTTAGAACTTGAACAATTGGATGTTAAAACtgcatttttacatggagaCCTAGATGAACACATTTACATGGTTCAGCCCAATAGTTATGTTGTGTCTGAAAAACCTGATCATGTTTGTTTgctgaaaaaatctttgtatggcttaaaacaggccccaaggcaatggtacaaaaaatttgataattttgttctagGGGCCGGGTTTATTAGAAGTCAATATGACAACTGCTTCTATTTCATGCTTACAGAAATTCCTGTTTATCTACtgctttatgtagatgatatccttcttattagcaaatctaagtcaaagattaatgagttaaaatctatgttaaattcagtttttgacatgaaagacttaggtcaTGCTAAGAAAATACTAAGAATgaagattgagagaaatagaagcaaCAATAGCCTTAAGATACATCAGCATGATTACTTGGTGAAAGCTGTTCACAAATTTGGAATGGGAAATTATAAAACTGTCATAGTTCCACTGGCaggacattttattttatcaaaattacaatGTCCCACATCCAACTCTGAAttaatagaaatggaaaatgtcccttatgcaaatgtaattggaacaattatgtacgcaatgataagcactaggcctgaccttgcatattcaatttcattactcAGTCGATATATGTCTAACCCTGGTAAAACTCATTGGGATGCCTTAAAACATTTGCTTAGGTACATAAATGGTACTGCAtgcattggtttaaattttaagaaaatatttgacACTCTAAATCTTGCTGGTTATGTTGACTCTGATTTTGCTGGAGATAGAGACTCCAGAAAATCCACCACTGCTTACTATTTTACTTTGGGTGGAAATTGTATAAGCTGGAAGTCTCAGTTACAGCCTCTTGTAGCTCTGTCCTCCACTGAGGCAGAGTATGTGGCTGTAACAGATGCCTTTaaggaagccatatggcttcaaggcatactaaaagaaattcacttgcttcaaagcaaagtgaTGGTTTTCTcggatagtcaaagtgccatccACTTGTCCAAAAATCCTGTGTATCATTATAGGACCAAACATGTGGATGTGAAGTATCACTATGTAAGAGAAATGATAGCCAACGGAACTGTGGAAATTCAGAAAGTATCTTCAGCCAACAATCCAGCTGACATGGGTACCAAGGTATTAACTGCAACTAAATTTAAGCATTGCTTAAAATTGTTGCATATTGATGATGGCTAATTTTCTGGTCATCTAGAGCTATGAAGGTGAGGATTGTAGCATGCTTTacttatattttcatatctgattatttattcattttatgtttcaaggtggagtttgttatattttgtaaaacataaaaaGAGGCCCAAGTCTAGGGGGCCTCTTGTGGCAACCTGGGCTGCCCTTTTAGGCACCCACTGGAGGGCCACAAGATGCAGCCAGCTTGGGCCAGCCCTCTTCTCTTATCCTTTGATCTGTTGTCGTTTTGTCTTCTGCTGCTCCTTTTGCACGATTTAATCCAGACCTTCGACGCTGCTTTTTCTGAGGCAATCCAAGCCATTCATTTCGATTATATC from Diospyros lotus cultivar Yz01 chromosome 6, ASM1463336v1, whole genome shotgun sequence encodes:
- the LOC127804275 gene encoding protein LYK5 isoform X2; translation: MPNNSMQETKFLTATTQTKEAHLQPSFTPVLAKARLAELFSSSGWYYQANTTYVTSTVHETYFIIANQTFQGLSTCDILMRENVYGKLDLGYRGLKLQVPLRCACPSRNQVASGAKFILTYLVTWNDRIPEVSKRFSVSARSVVDANGFSEEDPVLYPFTTILIPIPAEPSSSQSRGKPRNRKSKKGLYIGAGTGVAAALLCFVLFLGFMRRKGNGVRVVSWKVEEEKKKLQLSRDLLLGITKVDRALKLHEFKDLEAATGNFAPQNRLSNSVYWGVLCGEVLAIKKMNTDASGELQILNRINHSNLISLYGACQNNGVFYLIYEFMENGSLKDWLHKECCQELQSCSRRIQIALDVANGLLYLHNFTQPAYIHKDINSSNILLNRDLRAKIANFSLAKSAEQGENQQSSARCALNRKGYVAPEYSEAGLVTPMMDVYAFGVVLLELITGKDAVSEQDGEESLLSDAVLSIAHGGNAVFGNLIDPRLQVKHPLGYTIDRSELAVSVIKLSIACLAQEPESRLNMAEVFRTLTRIQLEDAENFTVS
- the LOC127804275 gene encoding protein LYK5 isoform X1; the encoded protein is MEGFLLGFFITFGFLNSVLDAQQQYAGNQVLDCNNTDEGGPSPAFLYSCTGKSPSCRAFLIFRSQFPYNSVATISNLTSSDPLELARINDVSISELFPPQKEVIVPVNCSCAGWYYQANTTYVTSTVHETYFIIANQTFQGLSTCDILMRENVYGKLDLGYRGLKLQVPLRCACPSRNQVASGAKFILTYLVTWNDRIPEVSKRFSVSARSVVDANGFSEEDPVLYPFTTILIPIPAEPSSSQSRGKPRNRKSKKGLYIGAGTGVAAALLCFVLFLGFMRRKGNGVRVVSWKVEEEKKKLQLSRDLLLGITKVDRALKLHEFKDLEAATGNFAPQNRLSNSVYWGVLCGEVLAIKKMNTDASGELQILNRINHSNLISLYGACQNNGVFYLIYEFMENGSLKDWLHKECCQELQSCSRRIQIALDVANGLLYLHNFTQPAYIHKDINSSNILLNRDLRAKIANFSLAKSAEQGENQQSSARCALNRKGYVAPEYSEAGLVTPMMDVYAFGVVLLELITGKDAVSEQDGEESLLSDAVLSIAHGGNAVFGNLIDPRLQVKHPLGYTIDRSELAVSVIKLSIACLAQEPESRLNMAEVFRTLTRIQLEDAENFTVS
- the LOC127804276 gene encoding cold-regulated 413 plasma membrane protein 4-like, encoding MKLTPILMATLILGSEQAPRGVEMASWALGGGFGEGGAEATESSDSSGGHTAFQWGGTLSAIFLLILRYTRRRSSMPSTLLVLYLFTSFPTVLFKILSGQFGCWLAFLAVAANLFFPMTFPVSRFLLFVITPDALADVLRDSIVGGVVCLTIGILVLVFEIREMGGCGNWEFSPYCCVYHLGIVFLLFFPVLYLCLGTW